The following coding sequences lie in one Ostrea edulis chromosome 8, xbOstEdul1.1, whole genome shotgun sequence genomic window:
- the LOC125662094 gene encoding uncharacterized protein LOC125662094, producing the protein MRIAVFTFISISTFVLTHAGPTCMQCNGEADIAVCLTSLITCADNEECYLETVTSAILGKRFNAGCRSKMTCLMTQPLNDNLGNCAACCSDAPDSDGPCNAKLCGQSPAKQQDVCVACDGVHSDFHSCQTTTVCPPTEVCYTGIRVVGFAVRYVFGCYDKHVCRAMARNEVHHSTRDIHGDLGVKMCDACCRGFRCNAADCFQLKKNMTVADFSR; encoded by the exons TTACATTTATATCCATATCCACGTTTG TGTTGACCCATGCTGGACCCACATGTATGCAATGTAATGGAGAAGCTGATATTGCAGTTTGTCTAACAAGTCTTATCACTTGTGCAGACAATGAG GAATGTTATTTGGAGACAGTCACGAGTGCAATTTTAGGAAAAAGATTCAACGCAGGGTGTCGTTCTAAAATG ACGTGTTTAATGACGCAGCCGTTGAATGACAACTTGGGTAATTGCGCAGCATGCTGTTCAGATGCTCCAGACAGCGATGGCCCGTGTAATGCCAAGCTGTGTGGTCAAT CGCCGGCAAAGCAGCAAGACGTCTGTGTTGCGTGTGATGGGGTTCATAGTGACTTTCATTCTTGTCAAACAACCACTGTCTGTCCACCGACCGAG GTTTGCTATACTGGAATTCGAGTAGTTGGTTTCGCTGTTCGCTATGTATTCGGCTGTTATGACAAACAT GTATGTCGTGCTATGGCAAGGAATGAAGTTCACCATAGCACCAGAGATATTCACGGCGACCTGGGGGTTAAAATGTGTGATGCCTGTTGTAGAGGATTCCGATGTAACGCCGCCGACTGTTTTCAACTCAAAAAGA ATATGACGGTTGCTGATTTTAGTAGATAA